In the Cydia splendana chromosome 2, ilCydSple1.2, whole genome shotgun sequence genome, one interval contains:
- the LOC134803522 gene encoding transmembrane protease serine 9-like — MLRALCCLAVIAAASACKPCTCGVARGARVIGGGPAAPGEFPWLAALRKDGKFICGATVVAVDHLLTASHCVQGVEASRLNVLVGEYDVNESQSEGFRVAHVLQHPDFNGYTYDNDIAVLRLAEPLPDHLFRPACLPEDGDLLVGADAVVSGWGSTEEKGPTSNIPMKVEVKIWEQEECSTAGYGRRKVTPRMLCANAPERDSCTGDSGGPLVLPRPHHTLVGIVSWGRGCARPGYPGVYTRVTRFLSWLKVALRHACSCSAPHY; from the exons CGTGCGGGGTGGCACGTGGTGCGCGCGTCATCGGAGGCGGGCCCGCGGCACCGGGAGAGTTCCCGTGGCTGGCTGCGCTGCGCAAGGACGGCAAGTTCATCTGCGGGGCCACCGTCGTCGCCGTCGACCACCTGTTGACCGCCTCGCACTGTGTGCAGGG GGTTGAAGCGTCCCGGCTAAACGTGCTTGTGGGAGAGTACGACGTAAACGAGTCGCAGTCGGAAGGTTTTCGAGTGGCGCACGTACTCCAGCACCCCGACTTCAACGGGTACACCTACGACAACGACATCGCCGTTCTGCGCCTGGCCGAGCCACTTCCGGACCACCTCTTCCGACCAGCCTGCTTGCCCG AAGACGGAGATCTCCTCGTTGGTGCCGATGCCGTCGTGTCTGGATGGGGCAGCACCGAAGAAAAAGGGCCTACATCTAACATACCCATGAAA GTGGAAGTGAAGATCTGGGAACAAGAAGAATGCTCGACAGCAGGGTACGGGCGGCGTAAGGTGACTCCGCGCATGCTGTGCGCCAACGCGCCCGAGCGGGACTCGTGCACCGGCGACTCCGGCGGACCGCTCGTGCTGCCGCGCCCGCACCACACCCTAGTCG GCATAGTATCGTGGGGGCGCGGCTGCGCGCGGCCGGGGTACCCCGGCGTGTACACGCGCGTCACCCGCTTCCTGTCGTGGCTGAAGGTCGCGCTGCGCCACGCCTGCTCCTGCTCGGCGCCACACTACTGA